The genomic stretch ATACCACGTCGAACAGCGAGGCGACCCACGCCCACTCCGAGGGCGTCCAGAAGGTGTCGTCCGAATCGAGTTCCATATTGCAGAAGGTAGTGAGAAACAGCGGCAGGTGGCCGAATATCACGCGGTGGGCGTGGCGTACACCCTTCGGCTCGCCGGTCGTCCCGGAGGTGTAGATGACGATGGCGTCCGCCTCGGCATCGGTGTCCACCGTCTCGAAGTCCGACGAACGGCCGTCGATGGCGTCCCAGAAGTCGGTTTCGTCCCCGTCGGGATCCCCATCGACGGTGACGACGGTTTCGAGCGCCGGGCAGTCGTCGCGAACCGCCCGCAACGCGTCGAGATTGGATTCGTCGACGACGCACGCCACCGCGTCGCTGTCGTCGAGGCGGTAGCCGAGGGCGTCGGGGCCGAAGAGGGTGCTCAGCGGGACCGACACCGCGCCGAGTTTCCACGCCGCGACGTGGGCGAAGACGGTTTCCGGTTTCTGCGGTGCGTTCACCCCCACTCGATCGCCGCGTTCGACGCCCCGCTCGGCGAGGTAGTTCGCCAGCCGGTTCGCGGTCTCCTGAAGCTCCGCGAAGGTGTACGAGCGCTCCGCGCCCGCCTCGTTTTCGGCATACAGTGCGACTCGACCCTCGTCGTTCGCCCACCGGTCACAGAGGTAACTCGCGATGTTGGCGCGCTCCGGGACGTCCCACTCGAATCCCTCCCGGAGGTGGTCGTAGTCCTCCCAGTCGTCCTCGTAGAAGTGGTACGCGTCGAGGCGGCTCGCGTCGGCGGTCGTCTCGGTGGTCATTGATACCAACCCTCGGGATTTCACCTTCCATCATTATAAATCATCTCGTAGGGTCGTGGTGATGACGGCAGATTCTTGAGAGGTGGGGGCGCAGACCGACGCATGCAAGCCGTTGTGCTCGCCGCGGGCAAGGGGACTCGCCTCCGGCCGCTCACCGACGACAAGCCGAAGGGGATGGTCGAGGTCGACGGAAAGCCCATCCTCACCCACTGTTTCGAACGCCTCGTCGAGCTCGACGCCAGCGAACTCCTCGTGGTCGTCGGCTACAAGCAGGAGGTCATCATCAGCCACTACGGCGACGAGTTCGAGGGCGTCCCGATCACCTACGCCCACCAGCGCGAGCAGGCGGGGCTGGCCCACGCCCTGCTGACCGTCGAAGAGCACATCGACGACGACTTCATGTTGATCCTCGGCGACAACGTCTTCGAGGCCAACCTCGGGGACGTCGTCGAGCGCCAGCGCGCCGACCGCGCCGACGCCGCCTTCCTCGTCGAGGAGGTCCCGATGGAGGACGCGAGCCGGTACGGCGTCTGTGACGTCACCGAGGACGGCGAGGTCACCGACGTCATCGAGAAACCCGACGACCCGCCGAGCAACCTCGTCCTCACGGGCTTTTACACGTTCACGCCCGCCATCTTCCACGCCTGCCACCTCGTCCAGCCCTCCGCCCGCGGCGAGTACGAACTCTCGGAGGCCGTCGACCTCCTGCTGCGTTCGGGCCGGACCATCGACGCCATCGAGATGGACGGCTGGCGGATCGACGTCGGCTATCCCGAGGACCGCGACGAGGCCGAGCGGCGGCTCCAGAACAAAAGCGAATAATCGAAGCCGACCCCGAAACGCAGCTATTCCTGCCGAAGCCGTTCACGGATGGTGGCTTCGAGCGAGTGCTCGGCCTCCCAGCCGAGCTCCTCACGCGCCCGGGTCGTATCGACCGCGAAGGACTCGACCATCGTCTCGCCCGCCCGCGGGTTCTCGACGAGTTCGATGTCGACCTCGATGCCGCGTTCCTCCCTCGCGACCCGCGCGACGAGTTCGGCGACCTCGTGGACGCTGGGGTCCTCGTCGCTCGCGAGTTCGTACCTCCTCGCGCCCGTCTCGCCCGCGGCGAGCCCCTCGACCATCCGCTCGGCGCTCGCGACGTAGGCGCTCGCGACGTCCTCGACGTGGAGGTAGTTGCGCGACTGGGTGCCGGGTTCGTAGACGGTGAGCGTCTCGCCCGCGAGCGCGCGGTCGAGGAAGAAGTTCGTCACCGTACCCTTCGAGACCCGCCGTCCGTCCACGGTGTGGTCGCCGTAGAGGTTCGACTTCATGAACAGGTGGGCCGGGAACGCGCCCTCGGCCATGGTCTCGATGGTGCGTTCTGAGAGGAGTTTCGTTCGGCCGTACCAGTTGAGCGGGTGTCGCGGATGGTCGACGGTGATCGGGAAGTCCTCGGGGTCGCCGATGACGCCCATGCTGTACGGGAAGACGAGGCCGACCCCGTGTTTCCGGCAGAACCACGCCACGTTCTCGGTCCCCTGGACGTTGACCTCGAAGGCGAGGTCGGGGTTCGTGGCGCAGTCGTCGACGCCGCTGATCGCCGCGAGGTGGAGCACGATGTCGGCCCCGTCGAGCGCGGCCTCCAGCCGGTCGCGGTCCCGGACGTCGACGTGGTCGATCGCGACTCCCTCGACCGCCCGGAGGTCGCCGACGTAGAAGTTGTCGAGCGCCGTCAGCTCCCAGTCGGGGTGGGCCTCGCGGAGGTGCTCGATCACACAGCTCCCGATGTAGCCCCCCGCGCCGGTGATGGCGATCGTGGGGGGCGTCGCGTCGCTCATGCGGCGAACCTCCGGGCGAGTTCGCGAACGCCCTCGCGGAGGGCGTACTCGGGTTCGTAGCCCGTCTCGGCCACCCGGTCGAAGTTGACGTGGTAGGACGGCCCCGGGTGTTCGTCTTCGAGGTAGGTCACGTCCGTGGTGCCGACCTCCTCGCTCACGACCTCGGCGATCTCCCGGACCCGGTAGTTCCCGGCGTTCGTGCCGACGTTGTAGACGGGTTCGGACCAGTCCTCGGGCCGGAGCACGGCGTCGCGGTAGGCCCGCGCGGCGTCGGCGACGTGGATGAACGGCCGCCAGTTCGAGCCGTCGCCATACACCGTGAGGGGCCGGCCGGTGAGCGCCCGGAAGACGAACGTGTTGACCACGAGGTTGAACCGGATACCGGGCGCGTCGCCGTAGACGGTACTCAGTCGGAGGGCGGTCCCCGTCGTCGACGACCCGGCGGTGACCTCCGCCAGGAGCTCCTCGGCGGCGGCCTTGGTCTCGGCGTAGGGGTTGATCGGGTCCGGGCTGGTCGTCTCGTCGATGTCGGTGCTGGTCGCCCGCCCGTAGACGTTACACGACGAGGCGACCACGACCCGCTCGACCCCGACCTTTCGCGCCGCGGTCAGGACGTTCTCGGTGCCGTCGAGGTTGGTCGCGTAGGTCTCCTCGCGCCGGTCGTGGGTGCTGTCCGCACCGGTGATCGCCGCGAGGTGGACGACGCCGTCGACGTCACGGACCGCGCTCTCGACGGCCCCGTACTCCCGAACGTCGCCCTCGCGGAACTCGACCCCGTCGAGAGAGCCCATCAGCGTCCGGGGCGACCCGGTCGAGAGGTCGTCGAGCACCACGACCCGCCCGACCCGGTCGTCGTCGC from Halococcus hamelinensis 100A6 encodes the following:
- the aglF gene encoding UTP--glucose-1-phosphate uridylyltransferase AglF; translated protein: MQAVVLAAGKGTRLRPLTDDKPKGMVEVDGKPILTHCFERLVELDASELLVVVGYKQEVIISHYGDEFEGVPITYAHQREQAGLAHALLTVEEHIDDDFMLILGDNVFEANLGDVVERQRADRADAAFLVEEVPMEDASRYGVCDVTEDGEVTDVIEKPDDPPSNLVLTGFYTFTPAIFHACHLVQPSARGEYELSEAVDLLLRSGRTIDAIEMDGWRIDVGYPEDRDEAERRLQNKSE
- a CDS encoding NAD-dependent epimerase/dehydratase family protein → MSDATPPTIAITGAGGYIGSCVIEHLREAHPDWELTALDNFYVGDLRAVEGVAIDHVDVRDRDRLEAALDGADIVLHLAAISGVDDCATNPDLAFEVNVQGTENVAWFCRKHGVGLVFPYSMGVIGDPEDFPITVDHPRHPLNWYGRTKLLSERTIETMAEGAFPAHLFMKSNLYGDHTVDGRRVSKGTVTNFFLDRALAGETLTVYEPGTQSRNYLHVEDVASAYVASAERMVEGLAAGETGARRYELASDEDPSVHEVAELVARVAREERGIEVDIELVENPRAGETMVESFAVDTTRAREELGWEAEHSLEATIRERLRQE
- a CDS encoding NAD-dependent epimerase/dehydratase family protein; this translates as MDLLVTGGCGYIGSALVPLLRDDDRVGRVVVLDDLSTGSPRTLMGSLDGVEFREGDVREYGAVESAVRDVDGVVHLAAITGADSTHDRREETYATNLDGTENVLTAARKVGVERVVVASSCNVYGRATSTDIDETTSPDPINPYAETKAAAEELLAEVTAGSSTTGTALRLSTVYGDAPGIRFNLVVNTFVFRALTGRPLTVYGDGSNWRPFIHVADAARAYRDAVLRPEDWSEPVYNVGTNAGNYRVREIAEVVSEEVGTTDVTYLEDEHPGPSYHVNFDRVAETGYEPEYALREGVRELARRFAA